The Psychrosphaera ytuae genome includes a region encoding these proteins:
- a CDS encoding DNA polymerase II — protein sequence MSNHIDPESENTGFILSRSQYDRGGLCCFDFWIQTQSGVSLLTVTGEKPVCFIRQTDVDSVVTLAHNQALPITSKPLDLKSFDSEPMAALYAPNLATYYKIKPLCESLSVEIFEEDIRPVDRYLMERFVKGSVKFVGQQVQGRRYNHFQNVKLTASDYTPRPMSLLSIDIECNEKGDLFSIGLYQGAQSSAAKFAVVLYNTGGMLKSVETLTKDKEVPEFIEWCSDEKSLLKRFCEWVNFIDPDCLVGWNFISFDVRLIDRAAQRNNVKLRIGRDGSALRFSDGKSGHQRYPDRASVAGRVVLDGIDVMKNATYHFASFSLNNVAKEILSDQKITLTDDPSDKLGEIKRLYQQEPIKLAEYNLQDCKLVADIFRQEQLLLYLQTRSRLTGLELDKVGGSVAAFQNLYMPGMHRKGWIAPNLVKLEDYLHSPGGYVMESVPGIHPQVLVFDFKSLYPSIIRTFNIDPVTLIEAPNIPAEQRIPGFRGGEFSREKSLLSDILDELWLAREKAKSEGNKVFSNAIKIIMNSFYGVLGSAGCRFYDTKLASSITMRGHWVLNQTKEWLERQGLKVIYGDTDSVFVSLAESRYSESDAPELESRLNNWWQVKLSEEMNLHSRLELEYENCYQPFFMPTIRGSETGSKKRYAGQVIDADGNKKIVFKGLESVRSDWTPLAKQFQQELYERVFKNCTCHDYIVEILTQLRSGQHDSLLHYRKRIRNDLKSYTKTTPPQIRAAKGANRLLGFNKYGRGDLIEYYISTKGPQSIDFVDLYDYEHYVEKQLFPIAESILSHCEPSALLAFDDQLSLL from the coding sequence ATGTCGAATCATATAGATCCAGAATCAGAAAACACAGGTTTTATCTTATCTCGAAGCCAATACGACCGAGGTGGTCTATGTTGTTTTGATTTTTGGATTCAAACTCAGTCTGGTGTCTCGCTCTTAACGGTTACGGGAGAGAAACCTGTGTGTTTTATCCGTCAGACGGACGTAGACTCGGTTGTTACATTGGCTCACAACCAGGCCTTACCTATAACTTCTAAGCCTCTCGACTTAAAAAGCTTTGATTCAGAGCCAATGGCCGCGTTGTATGCACCTAACTTAGCCACCTATTACAAAATAAAACCTCTGTGTGAGTCACTATCAGTTGAAATCTTTGAAGAAGATATTCGCCCTGTCGATAGGTACTTGATGGAACGCTTCGTAAAGGGCTCAGTTAAGTTTGTCGGCCAACAAGTTCAAGGAAGGCGTTATAACCATTTTCAAAACGTCAAATTAACTGCCTCTGATTACACACCTAGGCCAATGTCATTATTATCGATTGACATTGAGTGTAATGAAAAAGGCGATTTGTTCTCTATTGGCTTATATCAGGGTGCTCAATCAAGTGCCGCCAAATTTGCGGTTGTACTTTATAACACCGGCGGGATGCTTAAGTCGGTTGAAACTCTGACAAAAGACAAAGAGGTCCCAGAGTTTATTGAATGGTGTAGTGATGAAAAGTCACTTTTAAAACGGTTTTGTGAATGGGTAAATTTTATAGATCCGGACTGTTTGGTCGGCTGGAACTTCATAAGCTTTGACGTGAGATTGATAGACCGAGCTGCTCAGCGAAATAACGTTAAGCTAAGAATAGGGCGGGATGGCAGTGCGTTGCGATTTTCGGACGGAAAAAGTGGCCATCAGCGTTATCCAGACCGAGCAAGTGTAGCAGGAAGAGTAGTTCTGGATGGCATTGATGTAATGAAAAATGCGACCTATCACTTTGCAAGTTTTTCATTAAATAACGTCGCAAAAGAAATTTTATCCGACCAAAAGATTACATTAACAGACGACCCAAGTGACAAACTTGGAGAAATAAAGCGTCTGTATCAGCAGGAGCCGATTAAATTAGCAGAGTACAATCTACAGGATTGCAAATTAGTAGCGGATATTTTTCGGCAAGAACAGCTCCTTTTATACCTTCAAACTAGGTCGAGATTAACCGGGCTTGAATTAGACAAAGTTGGCGGTAGCGTTGCAGCATTCCAAAATTTATACATGCCTGGTATGCACCGAAAAGGTTGGATTGCGCCTAATTTGGTTAAGTTGGAGGACTATCTGCATAGCCCTGGAGGTTATGTGATGGAGTCAGTGCCCGGTATTCACCCTCAGGTATTGGTTTTTGACTTTAAAAGTCTTTACCCATCTATTATCCGCACCTTTAACATAGATCCCGTTACCTTAATTGAAGCACCTAATATACCAGCAGAACAACGAATACCCGGCTTTAGAGGCGGAGAGTTCAGTCGTGAGAAGAGCCTGTTGTCCGACATTCTCGATGAGCTTTGGTTAGCACGAGAAAAAGCCAAGTCAGAAGGCAACAAGGTTTTTTCAAATGCGATAAAAATCATAATGAACAGCTTTTACGGAGTTCTTGGTTCAGCTGGGTGTCGCTTTTACGATACCAAACTTGCCAGTTCAATTACCATGCGCGGTCATTGGGTTTTAAACCAAACCAAGGAGTGGCTAGAACGACAGGGGCTCAAAGTGATTTACGGTGATACTGACTCGGTATTTGTTAGCTTAGCTGAAAGTCGGTACTCAGAGAGCGATGCACCTGAACTCGAGTCTCGTTTAAACAACTGGTGGCAAGTTAAGCTTTCAGAAGAAATGAATTTGCACAGTCGATTGGAATTAGAATACGAAAACTGCTACCAGCCATTTTTTATGCCGACGATAAGAGGCTCTGAAACAGGTTCAAAAAAACGCTACGCGGGTCAAGTTATCGATGCTGATGGAAACAAAAAAATAGTGTTTAAAGGGCTAGAAAGCGTTCGCAGTGATTGGACACCCCTTGCTAAACAATTTCAACAAGAGTTATACGAGAGGGTGTTTAAAAATTGTACATGCCATGACTATATTGTTGAAATTTTGACCCAGTTGCGATCTGGTCAACATGATTCTTTGCTGCATTATCGAAAAAGAATTAGAAATGACCTAAAAAGCTACACCAAGACGACGCCTCCACAAATTAGAGCGGCGAAAGGCGCAAATCGCCTTCTTGGTTTCAACAAATATGGAAGAGGGGATTTGATTGAATATTACATATCAACAAAGGGGCCTCAAAGTATTGATTTTGTTGATTTATATGATTATGAACACTATGTTGAAAAACAGCTTTTTCCCATCGCAGAATCGATTTTAAGTCATTGTGAACCGAGCGCTTTATTAGCCTTTGATGACCAGTTGAGTCTGCTGTGA
- a CDS encoding TSUP family transporter, whose amino-acid sequence MDWLLSFFQFPELSTTIIVLLLASAFLAGFIDAIAGGGGLLTVPALLASGLPPHVALGTNKLAATFGSVTASYAFYKKKLFSPSFWRISLIATAIGAVFGTIMVSYLDAEVLNKLLPILIGFSALYALLNPVKPSSNTDLPVKCRGLTIKKISQGFTLGFYDGFAGPGTGAFWTVSNLILYKMNLLMSCGVARAMNFVSNICSLLAFIILGHVNFAIGLSMGALLMLGAYTGAHSAIRFGNNFIRPIFTLVVSVMAIKLAIDAWS is encoded by the coding sequence TTGGACTGGCTTTTGAGTTTTTTTCAGTTCCCTGAACTTTCGACAACCATTATCGTTCTTCTCCTGGCCTCTGCGTTTTTGGCTGGTTTTATCGACGCCATTGCCGGTGGTGGCGGGTTACTTACTGTTCCGGCTTTACTCGCCTCGGGTTTACCGCCTCATGTTGCACTCGGAACCAACAAACTAGCAGCTACCTTTGGCTCTGTAACGGCAAGTTACGCTTTTTATAAGAAAAAGCTATTTTCTCCTTCATTTTGGCGGATAAGTCTTATCGCAACCGCGATTGGCGCAGTGTTTGGTACGATCATGGTGTCGTATCTAGATGCGGAAGTGTTAAATAAACTCTTGCCAATTCTTATCGGCTTCAGCGCTCTTTATGCTCTATTAAATCCAGTTAAACCAAGTTCCAATACAGATTTACCAGTCAAATGCCGAGGACTGACAATAAAGAAGATAAGCCAAGGCTTTACGTTGGGTTTTTATGACGGTTTTGCTGGCCCTGGAACAGGTGCATTCTGGACTGTCAGTAACCTGATCCTCTATAAAATGAATCTACTTATGTCATGTGGTGTAGCCCGAGCGATGAATTTTGTCAGTAATATTTGTTCGCTTTTAGCGTTTATCATTCTTGGCCACGTAAACTTTGCCATCGGTCTATCTATGGGGGCGTTACTTATGCTGGGTGCTTACACGGGAGCTCATTCAGCTATTCGGTTTGGCAATAACTTCATTAGACCAATATTTACTTTGGTGGTCTCAGTAATGGCAATAAAGCTTGCTATTGATGCATGGTCATAA
- the priC gene encoding primosomal replication protein PriC — protein sequence MSVHQIEQLRAKLTELTAQLQHQKLMQQNWFSASDVFNSSSFYTKSEELDDYLTEIQNNITRLESVTEQSYAEYLTERIAAQFSCFKNFTNSSYLSTKYSNQNKKHFSKVNRVKQMAARVTQSAQTLYQELSKLQEYERRLLDMVADKQAQLQHANASNRSELQNAVLLTQQRLGRCRQALSGVEEQIQALDKQSER from the coding sequence ATGTCAGTACATCAAATAGAGCAGTTACGAGCCAAGTTGACGGAGTTGACCGCCCAACTTCAACATCAAAAACTGATGCAACAAAACTGGTTTTCAGCAAGTGATGTTTTTAACTCGAGTAGCTTCTATACCAAAAGTGAAGAACTCGACGACTATTTAACAGAAATTCAAAACAACATAACAAGGCTCGAGTCTGTGACTGAGCAAAGCTACGCAGAGTATTTAACGGAACGTATTGCAGCGCAATTTTCTTGTTTTAAAAACTTTACCAATTCTTCATATTTAAGTACTAAATACAGTAACCAAAATAAAAAGCACTTTTCTAAAGTTAACCGCGTAAAACAAATGGCGGCAAGAGTGACTCAATCGGCTCAGACCTTGTATCAAGAGTTGTCCAAGTTACAAGAGTACGAACGTCGTTTGTTAGACATGGTTGCAGACAAACAAGCTCAGTTGCAACACGCCAATGCTTCTAACCGCTCCGAATTACAAAATGCAGTTTTGTTGACTCAACAGCGTCTAGGTCGATGCCGTCAAGCATTAAGCGGTGTCGAAGAGCAAATACAAGCACTAGATAAACAAAGCGAACGTTAG
- a CDS encoding histone deacetylase family protein: protein MFQIPIVFHPIYSQLTLPRNHRFPIEKYQALFDRVLHQYPGDFKVHQVARPVHEDTLAKVHVRSYINDFISGEISEKSMKRIGFPWTEQFVKRTRFAVAGTIKTAQLAFEHGIALNMTGGYHHAHPDFGSGFCVFNDLALAAKQLLDNDQASRVLIFDCDVHQGDGTATCCASDSRIYTVSIHCEKNFPARKQQSDWDIGVDKHLEDDAYLSIVSDTLETVISAFKPDFIIYDAGIDIHRDDDLGLINISTDGVFARDKLVFNMAKNMAIPIMAVIGGGYQRDIDALTDVHQQLPRAARAIFGVNNR from the coding sequence ATGTTTCAAATCCCCATCGTCTTTCATCCTATTTACAGCCAGTTAACCTTACCAAGAAACCACCGCTTTCCTATCGAAAAGTACCAGGCTTTATTTGACCGTGTATTACATCAATATCCAGGCGACTTTAAGGTGCATCAGGTTGCGCGACCTGTCCATGAAGATACCTTAGCCAAAGTACATGTTCGCAGTTACATCAACGACTTTATCAGTGGTGAAATATCTGAAAAAAGTATGAAACGGATTGGCTTTCCGTGGACAGAACAATTTGTAAAGCGAACTCGCTTTGCTGTTGCTGGCACTATTAAAACTGCACAGCTCGCTTTTGAGCATGGCATTGCCCTCAATATGACGGGTGGTTATCACCACGCACATCCTGACTTTGGCTCTGGCTTTTGTGTTTTTAATGATTTGGCGCTTGCCGCCAAACAATTGTTAGATAACGACCAAGCAAGTCGGGTATTAATATTTGACTGTGATGTGCATCAGGGAGATGGCACCGCAACCTGTTGTGCTTCAGATAGCCGTATATATACAGTGTCGATACATTGTGAAAAAAACTTTCCGGCGCGCAAACAACAGAGTGATTGGGATATTGGCGTTGACAAACACTTAGAAGACGACGCTTATCTAAGCATCGTCAGCGATACTCTCGAAACCGTCATTTCGGCTTTTAAACCAGACTTTATCATTTACGACGCAGGTATTGATATCCATAGAGATGATGACTTGGGGCTGATTAATATATCAACTGATGGCGTCTTTGCACGCGACAAACTGGTGTTCAATATGGCTAAAAATATGGCTATCCCGATCATGGCTGTGATCGGTGGAGGCTACCAACGTGATATTGATGCACTGACAGATGTCCACCAGCAACTACCCAGAGCAGCGAGAGCCATATTCGGGGTAAACAACAGATAA
- a CDS encoding late competence development ComFB family protein — translation MQMPTDIHNYYEKLVVDFITHNKLDQKFSEEFLADMCCIVLNQLPSKYIRHEVDMAFYLPQAERFEMEMNVKEAIGRAMEFMSSRDTRDAED, via the coding sequence ATGCAAATGCCTACTGACATACATAACTATTACGAAAAGCTCGTTGTCGATTTTATTACTCACAACAAGCTTGACCAAAAATTCTCTGAAGAGTTTTTGGCCGATATGTGTTGTATCGTTTTGAATCAACTTCCATCTAAGTATATCCGCCACGAAGTCGACATGGCGTTTTATTTACCGCAAGCTGAACGCTTTGAAATGGAAATGAATGTAAAAGAAGCCATTGGACGCGCAATGGAATTTATGAGTTCTAGAGATACACGTGATGCCGAAGACTGA
- a CDS encoding DUF2496 domain-containing protein codes for MPKTEDNKKINSSSPLSDAPPHIQLAVDLIMILESHQIEPDVALEALEIVKLDLEYKLKEKNTA; via the coding sequence ATGCCGAAGACTGAAGACAACAAAAAAATAAACAGCTCTTCTCCGCTGTCGGACGCACCACCTCATATTCAACTAGCGGTAGATTTGATCATGATCTTGGAGTCACATCAAATTGAACCGGATGTCGCACTCGAAGCCCTCGAAATCGTTAAACTCGATTTGGAATACAAACTAAAAGAAAAAAACACGGCCTAG
- a CDS encoding ABC transporter permease, translating to MIMSLLKKEVLDSIRDKRSVMAALLGAVVGPIMFVGMFSFQIEKSRSQETMYVEFENQQQAPQLLELFDREDILHAPKPETGKTIEIDGEDETHSGITVRFAEDFAERLAAAKPAEVFVIADHSEQDANSNIRRIKSVLNSYQGSVVSMRLMARGISPNVGAVLKVTDRDTSTPTSKSGMILGMIAVMILVSVFVSSTNVSIDTSAGERERNSLELLLMQPVSTFDVVAAKTLNAAFYSMAGATLSILLSLVLFPFVPLHKVGLAFNFDLVLAAQIWLILIPLAVFAASFQLATAFHAKSFKEAQSYIQYTIIIPVFVPMVVQITEYKHVILGWIPVVSQQQAISQLVKGELNEYLPVVMGFVITLLASLALTLFTARSLRSEKVVLGL from the coding sequence ATGATCATGTCATTGTTAAAAAAGGAAGTGTTGGACTCTATCCGAGATAAACGCTCAGTAATGGCAGCGCTGCTTGGTGCCGTGGTTGGTCCAATTATGTTTGTTGGAATGTTTTCGTTTCAAATCGAAAAATCTCGCTCACAAGAAACCATGTACGTGGAGTTTGAAAATCAACAACAAGCACCGCAATTATTGGAGCTATTTGATCGTGAAGACATCTTACACGCGCCAAAACCAGAAACCGGTAAGACAATTGAAATTGACGGTGAGGATGAGACGCATTCGGGTATCACAGTTCGATTTGCTGAAGATTTTGCTGAGCGTCTAGCTGCAGCGAAACCAGCTGAAGTGTTTGTCATTGCTGACCACTCAGAGCAAGATGCCAACAGTAACATTCGTCGAATAAAGTCAGTGTTGAATAGTTATCAAGGTTCAGTCGTTTCGATGCGGTTAATGGCCAGAGGTATTTCTCCGAATGTCGGTGCGGTATTAAAAGTGACTGACCGAGATACCAGTACCCCAACGTCAAAGTCCGGTATGATCTTAGGTATGATTGCAGTGATGATATTAGTATCCGTGTTTGTGTCTTCAACAAACGTAAGTATTGATACCAGTGCGGGTGAGCGTGAGCGCAATTCATTAGAATTATTGCTTATGCAACCAGTGTCTACGTTTGATGTTGTTGCTGCCAAAACGCTCAACGCTGCTTTTTATTCCATGGCTGGTGCGACACTGAGTATCTTGTTATCACTCGTTTTATTCCCATTTGTGCCTTTACATAAAGTCGGATTGGCGTTCAACTTCGACTTAGTATTGGCTGCACAAATTTGGCTAATATTGATCCCTCTCGCTGTATTTGCAGCGTCTTTCCAGCTAGCGACGGCATTCCATGCCAAATCGTTTAAGGAAGCACAGTCATATATCCAATACACGATTATTATTCCTGTTTTTGTACCTATGGTGGTCCAAATCACTGAATATAAACACGTCATTTTGGGTTGGATTCCAGTTGTTTCACAGCAGCAGGCTATTAGCCAATTGGTAAAAGGTGAGTTAAACGAGTACCTTCCTGTCGTGATGGGTTTTGTTATTACGCTGTTGGCGTCGTTAGCCCTAACACTATTTACTGCACGTTCATTACGTTCAGAAAAAGTGGTATTGGGCTTGTAA
- a CDS encoding ABC transporter ATP-binding protein, with translation MLEVKNLVKSFGEFQALKDLSFSAEDGQITGLLGPNGAGKTTALRVLYGLLKADQGVGIINGIDSAKEPMKARSHIGIFPDKFGLYERLTAREQISYFAGLHGFKGADRDAAVNKVITRLNIEDIADRRCEGFSQGQRMKVVLAQSLVHEPKNLILDEPTRGLDVMSTRILRDILAQLKEQGTCILFSSHVMQEVAALCDKVIVISDGKIAGEGTPEELCERTGESSLEEAFVKLIGTDEGIAA, from the coding sequence ATGTTAGAAGTGAAAAATTTAGTTAAATCTTTCGGTGAATTCCAAGCTCTTAAAGATCTGAGCTTTAGTGCTGAAGATGGCCAAATAACGGGTTTGTTAGGCCCCAATGGCGCAGGTAAAACGACTGCATTACGAGTTTTATATGGCTTATTAAAAGCAGACCAAGGCGTTGGTATTATCAATGGTATTGATAGTGCTAAAGAGCCGATGAAGGCCCGCAGTCACATTGGCATATTCCCGGATAAGTTTGGTTTGTACGAGCGGTTAACGGCGCGTGAGCAAATCAGTTATTTTGCTGGTTTACATGGCTTTAAGGGCGCAGACCGTGATGCTGCAGTTAATAAAGTGATCACTCGATTAAATATTGAAGACATCGCAGATCGTCGCTGTGAAGGTTTTTCGCAAGGTCAACGAATGAAAGTTGTGTTAGCACAATCGCTAGTACACGAACCTAAAAACCTGATCCTCGATGAACCAACTCGAGGTTTAGATGTAATGAGTACACGAATTCTTCGAGATATCTTAGCGCAACTAAAAGAGCAAGGGACGTGTATTTTATTTTCATCTCATGTGATGCAAGAAGTCGCGGCTCTGTGTGACAAAGTTATCGTTATTTCTGATGGTAAAATTGCCGGTGAGGGTACACCTGAAGAATTGTGTGAGCGCACGGGTGAGTCTTCTCTAGAAGAAGCGTTTGTAAAACTAATTGGTACTGATGAAGGAATCGCAGCATGA
- a CDS encoding alpha/beta fold hydrolase, whose amino-acid sequence MLSVLTRLSGIAMLSGTLISPSVQAQQLELEKCFVDGIKSQVLCGSLEVPENRAEPISEQNKIDVNVVVLPKFKEESKTVPVIFLAGGPGQAATELAGMMDGRLEKVRREHDIIFVDQRGTGKSNAIMCDKPFVEPLSFDDSQLDVKAEIEACLADNTGHHLPSYNSIEHIKDLEAVRAALGHEQLHVFGGSYGTRAGFTYLQQFPESVKTAVLDSNAPMQLVIGFFGKTSERAFDMLVEDCKNTESCHKAFPNLKQDYLDFAERLKKGPIKVDMFHPLTGKPVEFVMTDSKVIESLRGLLYSLGTRSMLPYAINRAASGDYRMIAALIGQQADSERQPGQLYNGLTLNILCNEDIPRAMPSDIKKDGDNYFNGNNTFEQFSSACEHWPKFEVESGFNEPLKTDVPVLLFSGLYDPVTPPEYGDMAMETLENAKHVVIKQASHVASFNQCIDPISEFVKTGSFDGLDFSCADQERQRMFFVDMNQIK is encoded by the coding sequence ATGCTATCCGTTTTAACACGGCTAAGTGGCATCGCAATGCTGTCTGGCACCCTGATTTCTCCATCAGTTCAAGCTCAGCAATTAGAGCTTGAGAAGTGTTTCGTAGATGGAATCAAATCACAAGTTTTATGTGGTTCACTGGAGGTTCCAGAGAATCGAGCCGAACCAATCTCAGAACAAAATAAAATCGACGTAAATGTCGTTGTGCTTCCTAAGTTCAAAGAAGAGAGCAAAACGGTCCCAGTAATATTTTTGGCGGGTGGTCCTGGTCAAGCGGCGACTGAACTCGCTGGAATGATGGATGGCAGATTGGAAAAAGTCCGCCGTGAACACGACATCATTTTTGTCGACCAACGCGGTACCGGCAAGTCTAACGCGATCATGTGTGACAAGCCATTTGTTGAGCCTTTGTCATTTGACGACAGCCAATTAGATGTCAAAGCAGAAATAGAGGCGTGTTTAGCAGATAACACCGGACACCACTTACCTTCTTACAACTCTATCGAGCATATCAAAGACCTTGAGGCGGTGAGAGCTGCATTAGGTCACGAACAGCTTCATGTATTTGGCGGTTCGTACGGAACTCGCGCTGGATTTACCTACTTACAACAATTTCCTGAGTCGGTTAAGACAGCCGTATTAGACAGTAATGCGCCAATGCAGTTAGTGATTGGATTTTTTGGCAAAACCTCCGAACGTGCCTTTGACATGTTGGTAGAGGACTGTAAAAACACAGAAAGCTGTCATAAAGCGTTTCCTAACTTAAAACAGGATTATTTGGATTTTGCTGAGCGTCTCAAAAAGGGTCCAATCAAAGTGGATATGTTCCACCCCTTAACCGGTAAACCTGTCGAGTTTGTAATGACTGACTCTAAAGTCATTGAGTCATTACGCGGACTTTTATATAGCTTAGGTACACGCTCAATGTTGCCTTATGCGATTAACCGCGCTGCTAGTGGCGACTATCGCATGATTGCCGCACTAATTGGTCAGCAGGCTGATTCTGAGCGTCAGCCAGGACAGCTATACAATGGTCTTACCCTTAATATTTTGTGTAATGAAGACATCCCTCGAGCGATGCCATCAGATATCAAAAAAGACGGTGATAACTATTTTAATGGCAACAACACGTTTGAGCAGTTTTCCTCAGCGTGTGAACATTGGCCTAAATTCGAAGTGGAATCTGGCTTCAATGAACCATTAAAAACAGACGTTCCTGTGTTGTTGTTTTCTGGATTGTATGATCCCGTTACACCACCTGAATATGGTGATATGGCAATGGAAACCTTAGAAAACGCCAAACATGTCGTCATCAAACAAGCTTCTCATGTGGCTTCATTTAATCAATGCATCGACCCTATTAGTGAGTTTGTTAAAACGGGCAGTTTTGATGGACTTGATTTTAGTTGTGCAGATCAAGAACGTCAGCGCATGTTCTTCGTCGATATGAATCAGATTAAATAG
- a CDS encoding patatin-like phospholipase family protein yields MLFSQPKSPPNVGLMLTGGGARAAYQIGVLKAIASHLPRNQKSPFNVISGTSAGAINAVTLATHASCYHLGVKKAEWVWKNFKTNQVYVSSWYGVYSHLFKNFLSRFSKRGQDRATSLLNNEPLKQLLKQVVNFQRIDRNILTDHLSAISVSASCYSDGDSIAFFQSKDSNEWQRAKRKGIKTVLTTRHLLASSAIPLVFPSVKIGDSYYGDGAIHQLSPLSPSIHLGADKILIIGVAQPSQDKYYGHSEFHPNSAAITGHLLDTVFTDSINSDLERLQRINKTLEHSSTDKTGLKKIDTLLINPSRNFNQIAQSYYQNLPPAIRFLMRFFGVKQNSESALLSYILFEKPFTEKLIQIGYEDGQERIDEIMEFLELEKYQRPTRKHQHNTSSVA; encoded by the coding sequence ATGTTATTTAGTCAACCTAAAAGCCCGCCAAACGTTGGCCTTATGTTAACGGGCGGAGGAGCTCGAGCTGCTTATCAAATTGGTGTTTTAAAAGCTATCGCTTCTCATTTGCCAAGAAACCAAAAGTCACCCTTTAATGTGATCAGTGGTACTTCTGCGGGAGCCATCAACGCCGTAACTTTGGCAACGCATGCCTCTTGTTATCACTTGGGGGTAAAAAAAGCCGAGTGGGTTTGGAAAAACTTCAAGACAAATCAGGTTTATGTCAGCAGTTGGTATGGTGTTTATTCACATTTATTTAAAAACTTTTTATCTCGGTTTAGCAAACGAGGTCAAGACCGTGCTACCAGTTTGTTGAATAATGAGCCTCTTAAGCAGTTGTTAAAACAGGTAGTTAACTTTCAACGAATTGACCGAAATATTTTAACGGATCACCTATCTGCCATTTCGGTATCTGCCTCGTGTTACAGTGACGGAGACTCTATTGCCTTTTTTCAAAGTAAGGATAGTAATGAGTGGCAACGCGCTAAACGCAAAGGAATTAAAACGGTTCTAACCACACGACACTTATTAGCGTCATCGGCTATTCCTTTGGTCTTTCCAAGTGTGAAAATTGGCGATAGCTATTATGGTGATGGCGCGATTCACCAGTTATCACCGTTAAGCCCTTCTATCCATCTTGGTGCCGATAAAATTCTCATTATTGGCGTAGCGCAGCCTAGCCAAGATAAATACTATGGTCACTCTGAGTTCCACCCTAATTCAGCTGCCATAACTGGGCATTTACTTGACACTGTATTTACCGACTCAATCAACTCTGATTTGGAGCGCTTACAACGAATAAACAAAACGCTTGAACACTCCTCAACAGATAAAACAGGCTTAAAGAAAATTGACACCTTGTTGATAAACCCAAGCCGTAACTTCAACCAAATTGCTCAAAGCTACTATCAAAACTTACCGCCAGCTATTCGATTTTTGATGCGATTTTTTGGGGTAAAACAAAATTCTGAGTCGGCGTTGTTGAGTTACATTTTGTTTGAGAAGCCATTTACTGAAAAACTTATTCAGATTGGCTACGAAGATGGCCAAGAGCGAATTGATGAGATCATGGAATTTTTAGAATTAGAAAAATACCAAAGACCTACGCGAAAACATCAACATAACACTTCATCTGTCGCGTAA